In Cicer arietinum chloroplast, complete genome, the DNA window ACAAATTGGATGTTGGACGCAGTACTCATACTGGCAATTATAATCAAGGATTATTCTATCAACCACCATCTATTTCAGAGATAACTTCTGACACATTTTTCAAATATAAAAAAGTTCAGTATCCTACGACCAACGAAAAAGTGAATTAAACAGTATCTTTTTGTACAAAATAATACAATAAGAAATAGCAAGCAAGTCAATCTTCCAAAATTTCATTGTAATGTAAATAAATGGTAAATACTGATACCAAATACCAAACTTATAAAAAAAACGCAGGAGAAGTAAAAAAATGCAAGGTAATTTGTCTGCTTGGCTAGTCAAACACGGAATAGTTCATAGATCTTTGGGTTTCGATTACCAAGGAATAGAGACTTTACAAATAAAGCCCGAGGATTGGCATTCGATTGCCGTTATTTTATATGTATATGGTTACAATTATCTACGTTCCCAATGTGCCTATGATGTAGCACCCGGAGGATTATTAGCTAGTGTCTATCATCTTACCAGAATAGAGTATAGTCTAGATCAACCAGAAGAGGTATGCATAAAAGTATTTGCCCCAAGGAAAAATCCCAGAATTCCTTCTATTTTCTGGGTTTGGAAAAGTGCGGATTTTCAAGAAAGGGAATCTTATGACATGTTAGGAATATCTTATGATAATCATCCGCGTCTGAAACGTATTTTAATGCCAGAAAGTTGGATCGGATGGCCTTTGCGTAAAGATTATATCGCCCCCAATTTTTATGAAA includes these proteins:
- the ndhJ gene encoding NADH dehydrogenase subunit J → MQGNLSAWLVKHGIVHRSLGFDYQGIETLQIKPEDWHSIAVILYVYGYNYLRSQCAYDVAPGGLLASVYHLTRIEYSLDQPEEVCIKVFAPRKNPRIPSIFWVWKSADFQERESYDMLGISYDNHPRLKRILMPESWIGWPLRKDYIAPNFYEIQDAH